In Palleronia sp. LCG004, a single window of DNA contains:
- a CDS encoding L,D-transpeptidase produces the protein MISRRHFLAVGASAGLVACGRAPDPVSRNVVPEIAPPAPVPPAYGALYDEPFPVPAIPPGVVDPKLFRQHVTSPYAQYGPGTVVVDPDAAFLYLNEADGRALRYGVSVGAEGFGWAGNARMQFKRKWPRWTPPDEMVARQPQYEPYSIANGGMDGGPGNPLGARALYLFQNGIDTLYRIHGACEPQYLGRAVSSGCVRMLDQDVIDLYERVESGSDVVVLKSMKPDRLMSLY, from the coding sequence ATGATATCACGCCGCCACTTTCTGGCAGTCGGAGCATCTGCGGGGCTCGTTGCCTGCGGTCGCGCCCCCGACCCCGTCAGTCGCAACGTGGTGCCGGAAATCGCTCCGCCTGCTCCGGTCCCGCCCGCTTACGGTGCGCTGTACGACGAGCCGTTTCCCGTCCCGGCAATTCCGCCCGGCGTGGTCGATCCGAAGCTCTTCCGTCAGCATGTGACCTCGCCTTACGCGCAGTATGGCCCCGGGACGGTCGTGGTCGATCCCGATGCCGCGTTCCTCTACCTCAACGAGGCCGATGGACGTGCGTTGCGCTACGGGGTCAGCGTGGGGGCCGAGGGGTTCGGCTGGGCGGGAAACGCCCGCATGCAGTTCAAGCGCAAATGGCCGCGCTGGACGCCGCCGGACGAGATGGTCGCGCGGCAGCCGCAATACGAGCCCTATTCCATTGCCAATGGAGGCATGGATGGCGGACCCGGCAACCCGCTGGGTGCCCGGGCGCTCTATCTCTTCCAGAATGGTATCGATACGCTTTATCGCATCCATGGAGCTTGCGAGCCGCAATACCTCGGTCGGGCGGTTTCATCCGGATGTGTCCGAATGCTCGATCAGGACGTGATCGATCTCTACGAGCGGGTGGAGAGCGGATCCGATGTCGTCGTCCTCAAATCCATGAAGCCCGACAGGTTGATGAGCCTCTACTGA
- a CDS encoding deoxyribodipyrimidine photo-lyase, with the protein MPDDSPIILWFRRDLRLSDHPALDKAVSTGRPIIPVWIHDEVVETHGAAPKWRLGLAVESFAKRLKDVGSRLILRRGTAENVLQRLVEETGATTIWWTRAYDPPSIRRDEAVKSALTGQGHEAGSLPGHVLFEPWTVETKQGDYYKVYTPYWRSVKDREVALPLSAPSRLEAPRNWPDSDDIDAWKMGAAMDRGEAIVRNFVTVGEDAAQTRLGTFMRDGVEGYEDARDIPARQGTSLLSENLTYGEISPRACWHAGLRAKEDGKAGAETWLSELAWRDFAYHLLYHTPRLLTDNWREDWNAFPWNEDERLAEVKAWKQGRTGIRFVDAAMREMFVTGRMHNRARMIVASYLTKHLMCHWRIGKEWFEDCLVDWDPANNSMGWQWAAGSGPDATPYFRIFNPITQLDKFDGDRAYADRWIAEGHDNPHADALSYFKAIPRNWPMSPDDDYPEPIVGHKEGRERALETYNNRDF; encoded by the coding sequence ATGCCGGACGACAGCCCCATCATCCTGTGGTTCCGCCGAGATCTGCGGCTGAGCGATCACCCTGCACTCGACAAGGCGGTGTCGACCGGTCGGCCTATAATCCCGGTCTGGATCCACGACGAAGTCGTCGAGACCCACGGTGCCGCACCGAAATGGCGGCTCGGCCTCGCGGTCGAGAGCTTCGCCAAGCGGTTGAAGGACGTCGGTTCACGCCTGATCTTGCGTCGGGGCACGGCCGAAAATGTCCTGCAGAGACTGGTCGAGGAAACGGGGGCAACGACGATCTGGTGGACCCGTGCCTATGACCCCCCCTCGATCCGCCGTGACGAGGCGGTCAAATCAGCGTTGACGGGACAGGGACACGAAGCGGGAAGCCTACCCGGGCACGTCCTTTTCGAGCCGTGGACGGTCGAGACCAAGCAGGGCGACTACTACAAGGTCTACACGCCCTATTGGCGTTCCGTGAAGGATCGCGAGGTCGCGTTGCCCCTCAGTGCACCCTCCCGTCTCGAGGCTCCGCGGAACTGGCCCGACAGCGATGATATCGATGCCTGGAAGATGGGCGCCGCGATGGATCGAGGCGAGGCGATCGTCCGGAATTTCGTGACGGTGGGCGAGGATGCGGCACAAACACGGCTCGGCACGTTCATGCGTGACGGCGTCGAGGGTTACGAGGATGCCCGCGACATTCCCGCTCGTCAGGGGACGTCGCTCTTGAGTGAGAATCTGACCTACGGTGAGATCTCCCCCCGCGCCTGTTGGCATGCAGGACTGCGCGCGAAGGAGGACGGCAAAGCGGGGGCAGAGACATGGCTTTCGGAACTCGCCTGGCGCGACTTCGCCTATCATCTCCTCTATCATACGCCGAGGCTGTTGACCGACAATTGGCGCGAGGATTGGAACGCGTTCCCGTGGAACGAGGATGAGCGTCTGGCAGAGGTCAAGGCGTGGAAGCAGGGCCGCACCGGCATCCGGTTCGTCGATGCTGCGATGCGCGAGATGTTCGTGACTGGCCGGATGCATAATCGCGCCCGGATGATCGTCGCAAGCTATCTGACCAAGCATCTCATGTGCCACTGGCGCATCGGCAAGGAATGGTTCGAGGATTGTCTGGTCGACTGGGACCCGGCGAACAACTCGATGGGCTGGCAATGGGCGGCGGGATCGGGTCCGGATGCCACCCCCTACTTCCGGATCTTCAATCCGATCACGCAGCTCGACAAGTTCGATGGAGATCGCGCCTATGCGGATCGTTGGATCGCCGAGGGTCACGACAATCCGCACGCGGATGCACTGAGCTACTTCAAGGCAATACCGCGAAACTGGCCCATGTCGCCGGATGATGACTACCCGGAGCCTATCGTCGGCCACAAGGAAGGGCGCGAACGGGCGCTCGAAACCTACAACAACCGTGATTTCTGA
- a CDS encoding BCCT family transporter — MTDESANLDIPAPDGEVNVINTDYDVGQDNVQGGIGPLKFDVHNPVFGVSALTIIGFVLLTLIFQDQASAAFNWLFNFVTTTFDWFFLLAGNIFVLFCLILIFTPLGRVRLGGADAVPDFTYLSWFAMLFAAGMGIGLMFFGVLEPVYHMQVSNPLGLQGPFGENGELNEALIREARDHGLAATIYHWALHPWSIYAVVALALALFTYNKQLPLSIRSCFYPLLGDRVWGWPGHAIDIIAVFATLFGLATSLGLGAQQASAGLEYVYGIPQTINTQVIIIMGVTLIALISVIRGVDGGVRVLSNINMFFAFLLVLFVFVAGPSLVILRDFWGGLSTYVTDIVPLSNPFGRTDDSYREGWTSFYWAWWISWSPFVGMFIARVSRGRSVREFITCVILIPSLVSVFWMAVFGGTAIEQVVSHPDTSGVKDNVIDGYNDAIALFSMLGELPFTSIASTLAIILVLVFFITSSDSGSLVIDTITAGGKTEAPTAQRIFWCLTEGIVAIALLIGGGLTALQAMVNATGIFFTFVLLFLCYAIYKGLRSEPRSS, encoded by the coding sequence ATGACCGACGAATCCGCCAACCTCGACATCCCCGCGCCGGATGGAGAGGTTAATGTCATCAATACCGACTACGATGTCGGACAAGACAACGTCCAAGGCGGGATTGGACCACTCAAGTTCGACGTTCACAATCCGGTTTTCGGTGTCTCGGCGCTGACGATCATCGGGTTCGTGCTGCTGACGCTGATCTTCCAGGATCAGGCAAGCGCTGCGTTCAATTGGCTTTTCAATTTTGTCACGACGACTTTCGATTGGTTCTTCCTGCTTGCGGGCAACATCTTCGTTCTCTTCTGCCTGATCCTGATCTTCACGCCTCTTGGGCGCGTGCGGCTCGGCGGAGCGGATGCCGTACCGGATTTCACGTATCTTTCCTGGTTCGCGATGCTGTTTGCGGCCGGCATGGGCATCGGGCTCATGTTCTTCGGCGTGCTGGAGCCGGTCTATCACATGCAGGTTTCCAACCCGCTCGGTCTTCAAGGTCCGTTCGGTGAGAATGGCGAACTGAACGAAGCACTGATCCGCGAAGCACGCGATCATGGACTTGCCGCAACAATCTATCACTGGGCGCTACACCCGTGGTCGATCTATGCAGTGGTGGCACTGGCGCTGGCGCTCTTCACCTACAACAAGCAGCTGCCGCTTTCGATCCGGTCGTGTTTCTATCCGCTTCTGGGCGACAGGGTCTGGGGTTGGCCGGGGCACGCGATCGACATCATCGCGGTGTTTGCGACGCTGTTCGGGCTTGCGACGTCGCTGGGACTCGGGGCGCAACAGGCAAGTGCGGGGCTCGAATACGTCTACGGTATTCCGCAGACGATCAACACGCAGGTGATCATCATTATGGGCGTGACGCTGATCGCACTGATCTCGGTCATCCGGGGCGTCGATGGCGGTGTGCGCGTCCTGTCGAACATCAACATGTTCTTCGCGTTCCTGCTCGTCCTGTTCGTCTTCGTCGCCGGACCCTCGCTCGTGATCCTGCGCGATTTCTGGGGTGGGCTCAGCACCTACGTGACGGACATCGTGCCGCTCTCCAACCCGTTCGGTCGGACCGACGACAGCTACCGCGAAGGCTGGACCTCGTTCTACTGGGCGTGGTGGATCAGTTGGTCACCCTTCGTCGGAATGTTCATTGCGCGTGTAAGCCGCGGACGGTCCGTGCGCGAGTTCATCACCTGCGTCATCCTGATCCCGAGTCTCGTTTCGGTCTTCTGGATGGCTGTATTCGGCGGTACCGCGATCGAACAGGTTGTCAGTCACCCCGACACCTCGGGCGTGAAGGATAACGTGATCGACGGCTACAACGATGCGATCGCGCTTTTCTCGATGCTGGGTGAGCTTCCGTTCACTTCGATCGCCTCGACGCTTGCCATTATTCTGGTGCTAGTCTTCTTCATCACGTCGTCGGATTCCGGATCGCTCGTCATTGACACGATCACCGCGGGCGGCAAGACCGAAGCACCGACGGCGCAGCGTATCTTCTGGTGCCTGACCGAAGGAATCGTCGCGATCGCGTTGCTTATCGGTGGTGGCCTGACGGCATTGCAGGCCATGGTGAATGCCACCGGCATCTTCTTCACCTTCGTGCTGCTGTTCCTTTGCTATGCGATCTACAAAGGCCTGAGATCTGAGCCGCGTTCGAGCTGA
- a CDS encoding ester cyclase: MCHSSILRDFYTTIWEQGRIDELDRFFTEDIRADGWFPGMPVGSADFAVLVLTIRSMVTDIRFTIERTVTQDDWISAYIRVDCFCGRRGVELRITGQLMARFEGNRMAEAYNHMDMITYFVQLGLLPDDITFRMLNGCEAA, encoded by the coding sequence ATGTGCCATTCGAGTATCCTGCGGGACTTCTATACGACGATCTGGGAGCAGGGCAGGATCGATGAGCTCGACCGCTTCTTTACGGAGGACATCCGCGCCGACGGGTGGTTTCCGGGCATGCCCGTGGGCTCTGCGGATTTCGCCGTCCTGGTTCTGACGATCCGTTCGATGGTGACCGATATCAGGTTCACCATCGAAAGGACTGTAACTCAGGACGACTGGATCTCCGCCTATATCCGGGTCGATTGCTTCTGCGGGAGACGAGGTGTGGAGCTGCGGATAACCGGACAGCTCATGGCTCGCTTCGAGGGGAATCGAATGGCCGAAGCGTATAACCACATGGACATGATCACATATTTCGTCCAACTCGGATTGCTGCCGGACGACATCACCTTCCGGATGCTGAACGGATGCGAAGCCGCTTAG
- a CDS encoding SspB family protein, with protein sequence MTTSIDYGNLMHAAMRGLIRRVLEDVAQRGLPGEHHFFITFDTMHPDVEIADWLSDRYPGEMTVVMQHWFDGLDVGEDGFAVTLNFGERPEPLYIPYDAIRTFVDPSVEFGLRFETQENERADDVSAADMVEIDDEDDSAAGKKGEGEVVSLDAFRK encoded by the coding sequence ATGACGACGAGTATCGATTACGGAAACCTGATGCACGCGGCGATGCGCGGCCTCATCCGTCGCGTACTCGAAGACGTCGCACAGCGCGGATTGCCCGGAGAGCATCACTTCTTCATCACGTTCGATACCATGCATCCCGATGTCGAGATCGCCGACTGGTTGTCCGATCGCTATCCCGGCGAGATGACGGTAGTGATGCAGCACTGGTTCGACGGCCTTGATGTCGGTGAAGACGGTTTTGCGGTAACGCTCAATTTCGGTGAACGTCCCGAGCCGCTTTACATCCCCTACGACGCAATCCGTACATTCGTGGATCCGTCGGTAGAGTTCGGCCTTCGCTTCGAAACTCAGGAGAACGAGCGCGCCGATGACGTCAGCGCCGCCGACATGGTCGAAATCGACGATGAGGATGATTCTGCCGCCGGAAAGAAGGGTGAAGGTGAGGTCGTCAGCCTCGACGCTTTCCGCAAGTAG
- the fumC gene encoding class II fumarate hydratase, with translation MTETRTETDSFGPLEVPADKYWGAQTQRSLMNFPIGWERQPIAIVRALGVIKQACAVANKAGGKLDDRLADAIVEAASEVVAGKWDDHFPLVVWQTGSGTQSNMNANEVIANRAIEILGGQIGSKDPVHPNDHCNMGQSSNDTFPTAMHIAAATTVRDVLLPGLEKLHAALDAKSKDWADIIKIGRTHTMDATPLTLGQEFSGYAHQIATGIERVKGVLPRLYQLAQGGTAVGTGLNSPKGWGEDVAGHMAEITGLPFVTAPNKFEALAAHDTLVELSGVLKTLAASIYKIASDIRLLGSGPRCGLGELMLPENEPGSSIMPGKVNPTQVEAITQVCAHVMGNDAAVGFAGSQGQFELNVMKPMMAYNVLQSLQLLGDACVAFTDNCVAGIEADEDRIGTLMHQSLMLVTALAPEIGYDNATKVAKTAHKNRTTLREEAINLGFVDAETFDRVVRPEDMIGPK, from the coding sequence ATGACCGAGACCCGCACCGAAACCGACAGCTTCGGACCGCTCGAAGTCCCCGCGGACAAGTACTGGGGCGCGCAGACACAGCGCTCGCTCATGAATTTTCCCATCGGTTGGGAACGGCAGCCGATTGCAATCGTCCGCGCGCTTGGCGTCATCAAGCAGGCTTGCGCCGTGGCGAACAAGGCCGGGGGCAAGCTGGACGATCGGTTGGCTGACGCCATCGTCGAAGCCGCCTCCGAAGTCGTCGCAGGCAAGTGGGACGATCACTTCCCACTCGTCGTCTGGCAGACCGGGTCCGGCACGCAATCGAACATGAATGCCAACGAGGTCATTGCCAATCGTGCGATCGAGATCCTCGGGGGTCAGATCGGATCCAAGGATCCTGTCCATCCGAACGACCACTGCAATATGGGTCAGTCGTCGAACGACACCTTCCCGACCGCGATGCACATCGCAGCTGCGACCACCGTCCGCGACGTCCTTCTTCCGGGTCTCGAAAAGCTGCACGCGGCACTCGATGCCAAATCGAAAGACTGGGCCGATATCATCAAGATCGGCCGTACGCACACGATGGATGCGACCCCCCTGACCCTCGGTCAGGAATTCTCGGGCTATGCTCATCAGATTGCCACTGGAATTGAACGGGTAAAGGGCGTTCTGCCGCGCCTTTATCAACTCGCACAAGGCGGAACTGCGGTCGGAACCGGCCTGAACTCGCCCAAGGGTTGGGGCGAGGATGTCGCGGGCCATATGGCCGAGATCACCGGACTGCCCTTCGTCACGGCACCCAATAAATTCGAAGCGCTTGCCGCGCATGACACACTTGTCGAGCTTTCGGGCGTCCTGAAGACACTTGCGGCCTCGATCTATAAGATCGCAAGCGATATCCGCCTGCTCGGATCTGGTCCGCGTTGCGGCCTTGGCGAGTTGATGCTGCCCGAAAACGAACCCGGCAGCTCAATCATGCCCGGAAAGGTGAACCCGACCCAGGTCGAGGCCATCACGCAGGTGTGCGCCCATGTCATGGGCAACGATGCAGCCGTTGGCTTTGCCGGTTCGCAAGGACAATTCGAACTCAATGTGATGAAGCCGATGATGGCCTACAATGTGCTTCAGAGCTTGCAGCTTCTGGGCGATGCTTGCGTGGCTTTCACCGACAATTGCGTTGCAGGGATCGAGGCCGACGAGGATCGGATCGGCACATTGATGCACCAGTCGCTGATGCTCGTCACCGCCCTTGCGCCCGAAATCGGCTACGACAACGCGACCAAGGTCGCCAAGACGGCCCACAAGAACCGCACGACCTTGCGCGAAGAGGCGATCAATCTCGGTTTCGTCGATGCCGAGACCTTTGATCGCGTCGTGCGCCCCGAAGACATGATCGGCCCGAAATGA
- a CDS encoding DUF4169 family protein: protein MNDRPINLNRARKERDREREKTRADENAIIHGRTKSERMAEAMRSEKARAHLDAHRFSDED, encoded by the coding sequence ATGAACGATCGACCGATCAATCTGAACCGCGCGCGCAAGGAGCGTGATCGGGAACGCGAAAAGACGCGTGCGGACGAGAACGCGATCATTCACGGTCGAACCAAATCCGAGCGCATGGCCGAAGCCATGCGCTCGGAGAAAGCACGCGCCCATCTCGATGCGCATCGCTTTTCGGACGAGGATTGA
- a CDS encoding ribbon-helix-helix domain-containing protein, whose translation MSGPPRKHSLSLRGHRTSVSLEDEFWLAFRDIATADGRPINDLAAEIDAARDPRTGLASAIRVFVLNRLRRDVG comes from the coding sequence TTGAGCGGCCCTCCGCGAAAGCACTCCCTGTCACTCAGGGGGCATCGCACCTCTGTTTCGCTTGAGGACGAGTTCTGGCTGGCTTTCCGCGATATCGCGACGGCAGACGGCCGTCCGATCAACGATCTCGCAGCCGAGATCGATGCCGCGCGTGACCCGCGTACGGGTCTCGCGTCGGCTATCCGCGTGTTCGTACTGAACCGCCTGCGACGGGATGTAGGGTGA
- a CDS encoding sulfurtransferase TusA family protein, whose protein sequence is MDFDDDVDARGLLCPLPVLKLRKRLSGLGQGTILRLLADDPAAAVDVPHFCAEAGHELLGQSETDDVQIYYVRKR, encoded by the coding sequence ATGGATTTCGACGACGATGTCGACGCCAGGGGCCTGCTCTGCCCCCTCCCCGTCCTGAAGCTGCGAAAGCGCCTCTCTGGCCTTGGCCAAGGAACCATTCTGCGTCTTCTGGCAGACGATCCCGCCGCTGCAGTCGATGTTCCACACTTCTGTGCCGAAGCAGGACACGAACTTCTCGGTCAATCCGAAACGGATGATGTCCAGATCTATTACGTGAGAAAGAGATAA
- a CDS encoding Rne/Rng family ribonuclease — protein sequence MAKKMLIDATHAEETRVVVVDGNKVEEFDFESENRRQLAGNIYLAKVTRVEPSLQAAFVDYGGNRHGFLAFSEIHPDYYQIPIADREALLAEEAAEAEAEREEEEQPRKRSRSRNRSKAAETVSDDAKTSTEASSTDAEAVSDDIAASEADIDAAARTMAVVEGIPGMDVVDLVQGEEDDDESRHGDEDEKPYDAADDASERDSSIESVADDDVVDEVRPRRKPRAKKYKIQEVIKVRQILLVQVVKEERGNKGAALTTYLSLAGRYCVLMPNTARGGGISRKITNAADRKKLKEIANSIEVPRGAGLIVRTAGAKRTKTEIKRDYEYLQRMWEEIRALTLRSIAPAPIYEEGNLIKRSIRDLYNRDIDEVLVEGDAGYRVAKDFMKMIMPSHAKNVKNYHDQMPLFARHQVESYLGGMYNPTVQLPSGGYIVIGVTEALVAIDVNSGRATKEGSIEETAFKTNMEAAEEVARQLRLRDLAGLIVIDFIDMEDRKHNANVEKQFKDKLKTDRARIQVGKISGFGLLEMSRQRLRPGMIEATTQPCPHCHGTGLLRSDENVSLAILRQLEEEGTRKRTKEVCVTAPVQIANYLMNHKRDHVAQIEARYGMVVRIEGDATLVSPDYKVEKFKTQVTRVVEQTAAIVSSAAMMEDLDEEVPAEIDETEAPEAPTAEAEVTQQPAAEGDEKPKKRRRRRRRRKNGGENGDQPGAEDQDRSTDNSGDAGSEEAGNEPVAEAVEQPKDGEKPKRKRSRSRSRKSSDETSAKSEPNVEEPVAVEVAEAPGPAAERRESDASTERKPESAEPAAPQPVSEDVSERITEKAPVAPPVPANDVRDDAAEDDPKPKKRGWWSLRG from the coding sequence ATGGCAAAGAAGATGCTTATCGACGCCACCCACGCGGAGGAGACTCGCGTGGTCGTCGTTGATGGAAACAAGGTCGAGGAATTCGACTTCGAATCCGAGAACCGGCGTCAGCTTGCGGGGAACATCTACCTCGCCAAGGTGACGCGGGTCGAACCCTCGCTCCAGGCAGCCTTCGTCGATTACGGCGGCAACCGCCACGGCTTTTTGGCTTTCTCGGAAATCCACCCCGATTATTATCAAATCCCGATCGCGGATCGCGAGGCGCTGCTTGCCGAAGAGGCTGCCGAGGCCGAAGCTGAGCGCGAGGAAGAGGAGCAACCGCGAAAGCGTTCGCGCTCGCGGAACCGGTCGAAGGCCGCCGAAACTGTCTCCGACGATGCCAAGACCTCGACCGAAGCGTCGTCAACCGACGCGGAGGCCGTGTCCGACGACATCGCGGCCAGCGAGGCAGATATCGATGCGGCAGCGCGCACGATGGCCGTGGTCGAAGGGATCCCCGGCATGGATGTCGTCGATCTTGTGCAGGGCGAGGAAGATGACGATGAATCGCGTCATGGCGATGAGGACGAGAAGCCCTATGACGCGGCAGACGACGCATCCGAGCGGGATTCCTCGATCGAGTCCGTTGCGGACGACGACGTCGTCGATGAGGTTCGCCCGCGCCGGAAGCCACGCGCGAAGAAGTACAAGATCCAAGAAGTCATCAAGGTTCGCCAGATCCTTCTGGTGCAGGTCGTCAAGGAAGAGCGAGGCAACAAGGGAGCGGCGCTGACGACCTATCTGTCGCTCGCAGGTCGCTATTGCGTGCTCATGCCCAACACGGCGCGTGGCGGCGGGATCAGCCGCAAGATTACCAATGCGGCCGACCGCAAGAAGCTCAAGGAGATTGCAAACTCGATCGAGGTGCCGCGCGGTGCCGGGCTCATCGTCCGGACGGCTGGGGCAAAGCGCACCAAGACCGAGATCAAGCGCGACTACGAATACCTTCAGCGCATGTGGGAAGAGATCCGCGCGCTGACGCTGAGATCGATCGCGCCAGCTCCGATCTACGAGGAAGGCAACCTCATCAAGCGCTCGATCCGCGACCTCTATAATCGCGATATCGACGAGGTGCTTGTCGAGGGCGATGCTGGTTATCGCGTGGCCAAGGACTTCATGAAGATGATCATGCCGTCCCACGCGAAGAACGTCAAAAATTACCACGATCAGATGCCGCTTTTCGCGCGCCACCAAGTGGAGAGTTATCTCGGCGGCATGTACAATCCGACCGTGCAGCTCCCATCGGGGGGTTACATCGTGATTGGCGTCACCGAGGCGCTTGTCGCGATCGACGTGAACTCCGGCCGTGCGACGAAAGAAGGCTCGATCGAGGAGACCGCCTTCAAGACCAACATGGAGGCAGCCGAGGAAGTCGCGCGCCAGCTGCGCCTGAGGGATCTGGCGGGTCTCATCGTGATCGACTTCATCGACATGGAAGATCGCAAGCACAATGCGAATGTCGAGAAGCAGTTCAAGGACAAGCTCAAGACCGATCGCGCGAGGATTCAGGTCGGCAAGATCTCTGGGTTCGGCCTGCTCGAAATGTCCCGCCAGCGGCTGCGTCCCGGCATGATCGAGGCAACGACCCAGCCATGTCCGCATTGCCATGGCACGGGCCTCCTGCGGTCCGACGAGAACGTCTCGCTCGCCATTCTGCGTCAACTCGAGGAAGAAGGAACGCGCAAGCGCACCAAGGAGGTTTGCGTGACCGCTCCCGTGCAGATCGCCAATTACCTCATGAACCACAAGCGTGACCACGTCGCCCAGATCGAGGCGCGCTACGGGATGGTGGTGCGGATCGAAGGGGATGCGACCCTTGTCAGCCCCGATTACAAGGTCGAAAAATTCAAGACTCAGGTGACCCGCGTGGTCGAGCAAACGGCCGCGATCGTGTCCTCCGCCGCCATGATGGAAGATCTCGACGAGGAGGTCCCTGCCGAGATCGACGAGACCGAAGCGCCGGAAGCTCCCACTGCGGAGGCCGAAGTGACGCAACAGCCCGCCGCTGAGGGTGACGAGAAGCCCAAGAAGCGTCGTCGTCGTCGTCGTCGTCGGAAGAACGGTGGTGAGAACGGCGATCAGCCGGGGGCGGAGGATCAGGATCGATCGACCGACAACTCTGGGGATGCGGGCTCGGAAGAGGCGGGCAACGAGCCGGTGGCCGAGGCGGTGGAACAGCCTAAGGACGGCGAGAAACCGAAGCGCAAGCGCAGCCGGTCCCGCAGTCGTAAGTCCAGCGACGAGACCTCGGCCAAGTCTGAGCCGAACGTAGAGGAGCCTGTCGCCGTTGAAGTGGCGGAAGCTCCTGGTCCGGCCGCCGAACGGCGAGAGTCGGACGCGTCGACTGAGCGGAAGCCGGAAAGCGCAGAGCCGGCAGCCCCGCAGCCGGTCTCCGAGGATGTCTCCGAGCGTATCACGGAGAAAGCGCCTGTAGCGCCGCCTGTTCCTGCCAATGACGTTCGGGATGATGCGGCCGAGGATGATCCGAAGCCGAAGAAACGCGGTTGGTGGTCACTGCGCGGCTGA
- a CDS encoding sigma-54 dependent transcriptional regulator has product MAAQMKIAIVDDEHDMRQSISQWLALSGYETETFGSAEEALKTLPTDYAGVVVSDIKMPGMDGMAFLKRLMAADSALPVIMITGHGDVPMAVEAMRVGAFDFLEKPFNPERMTDLVKRAISRRRLTLDNRALRRELSDGTGIMRKLVGSSPVMERLREDILDLGQADGHVLIDGETGTGKTLVAHALHAVGAKTGRKFVLFSCAGQDEETLSGRLFGAGGEDIPLLEQARGGTLVLEDIDALPGALQARLLTWMNEQGTPAETRIIAISNLSAQGRTVEDVLRPDLYYRLAAMKITLPPLRARGEDILTLFARFSEQAAEEYGCDAPEISAQEAAQLLQAPWPGNIRQLTNVAERAVMQNRRGSGKISSLLMADEETDEPGMTTEGKPLKEYVEAFERMLIDNTMRRHRGSIVAVMDELCLPRRTLNEKMAKYGLSRSDYLGG; this is encoded by the coding sequence ATGGCAGCACAGATGAAGATCGCGATCGTTGATGACGAACACGACATGCGGCAGTCGATCAGCCAGTGGCTGGCCCTGTCGGGTTATGAAACCGAAACCTTTGGCTCGGCCGAAGAGGCGCTGAAGACGTTGCCGACTGACTATGCCGGCGTGGTGGTCAGCGACATCAAGATGCCGGGTATGGACGGAATGGCGTTTCTCAAGCGGCTCATGGCAGCTGATTCCGCGTTGCCGGTCATCATGATCACCGGGCACGGCGACGTGCCGATGGCGGTCGAGGCAATGCGTGTCGGTGCGTTCGATTTTTTGGAGAAACCCTTTAACCCCGAGCGGATGACCGATCTCGTGAAGCGCGCGATCTCGCGCCGGCGGCTGACGCTCGACAACCGTGCGCTTCGCCGCGAACTCAGCGACGGCACGGGCATCATGCGAAAGCTGGTCGGGTCCTCGCCTGTCATGGAACGCCTGCGGGAGGATATTCTCGATCTCGGCCAGGCGGATGGTCATGTCCTCATCGATGGCGAAACGGGCACCGGAAAGACGCTTGTCGCCCACGCGCTGCACGCCGTGGGTGCCAAAACGGGTCGCAAGTTCGTGCTTTTCTCCTGCGCCGGTCAGGATGAGGAAACGTTGTCGGGACGGCTTTTTGGTGCAGGCGGTGAGGATATACCGCTGCTCGAGCAGGCCCGTGGGGGGACGCTCGTCCTCGAGGATATCGACGCGCTGCCGGGTGCTCTTCAGGCGCGGCTGCTGACCTGGATGAACGAGCAGGGTACGCCTGCCGAAACGCGCATTATTGCCATCTCGAACCTCTCGGCCCAGGGGCGCACCGTCGAGGACGTACTTCGGCCGGACCTCTATTACCGCCTTGCCGCGATGAAGATCACTCTGCCACCATTGAGGGCGCGGGGTGAGGATATCTTGACCCTTTTTGCACGGTTCTCGGAGCAGGCGGCAGAGGAATATGGCTGCGACGCGCCCGAAATCAGTGCGCAGGAGGCCGCGCAGCTTCTCCAGGCACCGTGGCCCGGCAATATCCGGCAGCTCACCAACGTGGCCGAACGCGCGGTGATGCAGAACCGCCGAGGGTCGGGCAAGATCTCGTCGCTTCTGATGGCCGACGAAGAAACGGACGAACCCGGCATGACGACAGAGGGCAAGCCGCTCAAGGAATATGTCGAGGCGTTCGAAAGGATGCTGATCGACAATACGATGCGACGTCATCGCGGCTCCATCGTTGCTGTCATGGACGAGCTTTGCCTTCCACGTCGTACACTGAACGAGAAGATGGCAAAATACGGCTTGAGCAGGTCGGACTATCTCGGCGGCTGA